A region of the Gallaecimonas mangrovi genome:
GTCTTCCAGCTGCATGCTGCTGTCTTGATGACGGGCAATGGCTTCTTTGACCAGCCGGTAGCCTTGGTCGCGGCCTACCTTGTCGGCCACCTTCATCATTACCGACTCCGACATAATAAGGTGGCGGGAGGCTTTAAAGTTCTCTCGCATTTGCTCGCTATTAACGTGCAAGTGGGTAAGCATTTTTTCACCCCGGTGCAGGGCACCTGACACCGCCAGGCAAGACTCTGGCAGTAAGGACCAGTCCAGCATTCGCGCAGCCGATGAGCGTACATCGGTTTGGTCTAGCATGTTGGGCGCACTGGACGCGTACATCCAACCCAGGCGAGCCATGGCTTGAATGCTGTTCGCTGCCCTGGGGTTGGCTTTATGGGGCATGGTGCTAGAGCCGCCGCCTTCTTCGCCTTCACGCAATTCAGCGATAGAGGCGCGGCTCATCAGCTCGACGTCGTTAGCGATACGCTGCAATGAGCCATGCACCAAGGCAAAAAACTGTATTACTTCCACCAAGCTGTCATGGCTGGCATTCCATTGGCCAACCGGCCTTGGCAAACCCAGTTTGTCCAGTAACAGGTTGCGAATGGCAATACCGTTTGGGCCGGCAGATGACAGGTTGCCAATAGCGCTACCGTACATACCGGTGGTGGCTCTTGGGGTGATCTGGGCCAGGCGTTGGTAGTGGCGGCAAAATTCACTGAGGTAGCCGCTCACATGAAAGCCCCAGGTGCTGGGCGACGCATCCTGAGCGTTGGTGCGGGCCACCATCAGGGTATGGCGGTGGGTATTTGCCATGGCTGCCAGCTGTTTTATCACCTGCTGCAGCTGCATTTTGATAAGCGCTAAGGCCTTAGCTAAGCGCATGGCCTGGCCGCTATCGAGTAAATCTTGGGTGGTACTGCCCCAGTGCAGGTAGTGCTTTACTTGCTCGTTACCGGCGGCGGCAACTTGGTCAACCACCGGTTTGACGGCCATACCCACCTTGCGGGTGTCGTCGGCGAGCTGCTGCCAGTCGATGTGTTCAAGGCGGGCTGCCTTGGCAATGGCGTCTGCCGCAGCTTGCGGTATCACCCCAAGCTGGGCCTGCGCCGATGCCAGCGCAATTTCGTAATCTAACCAGGCTTGTACCATGGCCGTATCAGACCAAAGCTCGTGCATTGGCGGGTAGCTAAACAAGGGTGAGTACACCGCGGAATCAAAAATAGACACATTAAGTGACGGCACGGACATGCTCAGACTCCCAGACTACACAAAATAATGAGGGTTAAAATACCGCCAATCATTGGCAGGGCGGTACGTTTGACCAAATCCATAGGGGAAATGTCAGCCACCCCCGCGCAAGCGATCACGACACCTGAAACCGGCGAAAATGAGCGGAACAGGCCCGCAGCCAGCTGCATTGGCATGGCGATAACGGCGGTGCTCACCCCAGCTTGGGCAGCAACCCCTGGGGCCAGGCTTGAGAAACTAAAGAAGGCGGCGTTGCCGGAGCCGGACAAAATCGCGGTGACGCCGATAATGGCAATCAGCACAATAGTGATGGCCAGATAACCAAAGCCTAAATGCTGCGAGGTCGACAATAACAGGTCGATAAAGCCCATGGCTTTAAGGCCCGCCACAAAGGTTTGGGCGGCGATAATAAGAGATACCACCGACGCAAAAATGGCGCCCATACCTTGCAGGTAAACCGACAGCGACTGTGCAACTGCCTTGCCGTCACGCTGGTAGAGGTACTGGCAGATCATGGAAATGAACAGGCTCAGGAACATGGCGGTTATCACGTCCATGTGGATGGAGGCCACCGCATATTTGCTGAAGGTCAGCAGCAGCGCCAAGGGCAATATCGGCAGAATGGCGAACCAATTAGGTGATGCCTTTTTATCCTCTTTATCCACATTAACGGCTTTAAGATTACCGAGCTTAGAGTCGCGTTTATCAAAATAAGCCTGCGACACATAATGCAGCAGCGCGATGACAATCATCACCACCGGTGCATAGGCAAGCTGGTGCTGCACAAAGTAGGTGGCGGCATCGATGCCAATCACATCAGCCGCTTTGTTAGAAGCGCCAGAGGCGGGCCCTAAATCCAGGCAGGCGGTGGTGGCAATAACCGCGGCGGCACTGGCCGGTGAACAGCCGACGTTAACGAGAACGGGATATAGTGCCACCAGCAACAGCATGGCCAAGCCCACGGCGCTGGGAATAAAAATGTTCAGTACCTGGCCTAGCAAGTAGGTCAGAGACAAAATCACATAGGGATTTTTGATGTAAGACAGCGGCTTGGTGGTCACTCTGACCATGGCATCGGACGCGCCGATATGGTTCATGTATTTAGAAAAGCCGCCCACTGACATGATGATAAGCCCCAAGTTACCCAAGGTAGTGGAGCTAAAGTATTTAATAATAAGGAAAAGATCGATCACTTGGCTGCCGGATGAAGCGAGGCCCTTAGGCAGGAAACCGCTATGGCCGAATAACTCTCCTAACGCCATCATTAAAAGGCCGGTTAAAAAGAGCACCGCGGAGGTGTGATACTTTTTTATAACTAAGTAACCCGCGCCGATGACGATGGGGACCGAGAGTAGTGCAATCATCTTTATTCCTTAGAAGGCGATGTTTTGTTATAACTGCGGTTCGAGATTTTCTGCTTTTCCGATTCTGCCCTGCTCTTATGGATTGGAGAACGGGAAATCTTTCTTCCCAAAATACAATACTAAAAACCACCTGAAAAAGAGGTACTTATGCCAGATGCAGAAGTCCTGAATCTTGCAGATTACAAAGAAAAGGTGGCCCTACTGCAGCATCTACCCGAATCAGAACTGAAGGTTGCCGGTTATATCGAGCGGATCTTCAAGGAATTGTCCTATTACGGGATCACTGATATTGCCAATACTTGTGGGGTCAGTAAGGCAACCATTGGCCGTTTTCTTAATAAAATCGGATTTTTAGGTTATACCCGGTTTAAAATTGCCGTTGTTAATTCATTGGAAACAGCGCGACATCCCTACCCGTTAGAAGCGGCCAATAATGGGATGGAAATAGAAAATGAACCGATGTTCGACTCCCACATCCATGATGTGGTTAACAATCTCTATGACTCTTCGGAAAGCATCTCTGCTCAAGACTTTGATGAGGCTGCCAGCCACTTAGCTGACGGCTCGCGTAGCCTCTACATCATTGGCCCGGCATCAAGCGGTGCGCTGGCAGTCTACTTTTCGACCTTTATCCGCTATGTGCGCCCTGACGTACACCGGCTGTCACTGGACACCTCTTTTTTACCGCATAACTTATTAGACGTTGATGAAAATAGCGTTTTATTTGTGGTGTCGTTTTACCGCTTTAATGTTGAAGCGGCAAAAATTACCAAGTGGTTTAAAAAGAAAGGGGCAACGGTC
Encoded here:
- a CDS encoding class-II fumarase/aspartase family protein — protein: MSVPSLNVSIFDSAVYSPLFSYPPMHELWSDTAMVQAWLDYEIALASAQAQLGVIPQAAADAIAKAARLEHIDWQQLADDTRKVGMAVKPVVDQVAAAGNEQVKHYLHWGSTTQDLLDSGQAMRLAKALALIKMQLQQVIKQLAAMANTHRHTLMVARTNAQDASPSTWGFHVSGYLSEFCRHYQRLAQITPRATTGMYGSAIGNLSSAGPNGIAIRNLLLDKLGLPRPVGQWNASHDSLVEVIQFFALVHGSLQRIANDVELMSRASIAELREGEEGGGSSTMPHKANPRAANSIQAMARLGWMYASSAPNMLDQTDVRSSAARMLDWSLLPESCLAVSGALHRGEKMLTHLHVNSEQMRENFKASRHLIMSESVMMKVADKVGRDQGYRLVKEAIARHQDSSMQLEDILLTSPELMQYFSYDELKAACDPANHLGANDALIDEALAFAKVLLD
- the dcuC gene encoding C4-dicarboxylate transporter DcuC, whose amino-acid sequence is MIALLSVPIVIGAGYLVIKKYHTSAVLFLTGLLMMALGELFGHSGFLPKGLASSGSQVIDLFLIIKYFSSTTLGNLGLIIMSVGGFSKYMNHIGASDAMVRVTTKPLSYIKNPYVILSLTYLLGQVLNIFIPSAVGLAMLLLVALYPVLVNVGCSPASAAAVIATTACLDLGPASGASNKAADVIGIDAATYFVQHQLAYAPVVMIVIALLHYVSQAYFDKRDSKLGNLKAVNVDKEDKKASPNWFAILPILPLALLLTFSKYAVASIHMDVITAMFLSLFISMICQYLYQRDGKAVAQSLSVYLQGMGAIFASVVSLIIAAQTFVAGLKAMGFIDLLLSTSQHLGFGYLAITIVLIAIIGVTAILSGSGNAAFFSFSSLAPGVAAQAGVSTAVIAMPMQLAAGLFRSFSPVSGVVIACAGVADISPMDLVKRTALPMIGGILTLIILCSLGV
- a CDS encoding MurR/RpiR family transcriptional regulator, giving the protein MPDAEVLNLADYKEKVALLQHLPESELKVAGYIERIFKELSYYGITDIANTCGVSKATIGRFLNKIGFLGYTRFKIAVVNSLETARHPYPLEAANNGMEIENEPMFDSHIHDVVNNLYDSSESISAQDFDEAASHLADGSRSLYIIGPASSGALAVYFSTFIRYVRPDVHRLSLDTSFLPHNLLDVDENSVLFVVSFYRFNVEAAKITKWFKKKGATVIVLSNTQANPYSPYSDIELIVASKTRSIFQSRSSGLVLIEALLRKIAQQNLNKERMESLEELFGEFNTFP